The segment CCGTCATCCCTGGTATGCGGCAAGCACTCCTCGGGCAGCGCGTCGGGGCGAATGTCGCGGTCGTGATGACGCCCGCCGACTGCTACCCGACCGGGACCCCCGACGGCACCATCCGCGCGGGCGACTCCATCGTCTTCGTCCTCAAGATCATGGCCGCGGAACGCGACAGCGCCGACGGAAGCTAGGCTGACGGACCATGAAGCTCAAGGCAATGAAGCTCAAGGCTGCGGTCCTGGTTCCGCTCGCTGCGGGGGCCCTGGTCCTGACCGGATGCTCCACCGATTCGACTGCAACCGAGACTGCAGTCAACACGTCCTCATGCGCGCCGACTCCTGAGAAGGTCGACGGCGCACCCGATTGGACAGTCAACGGCACCGAGGGCAAGGCGCTATTCACCGTCACTGACGACAAGACAAACGCCGCACCGAAGATTCAGCTAACGACGCCCTTCAAAGTCGACAAGACCCAGGTGAAAACCCTGATCGCAGGAAGTGGCGAGCTGGTGACCGAATCGTCCACCGCGATCGTCTGCTACGAAGGCGTCAACGGCCGTGACGGCAAGGTCTTCGACAGCGCCTATCAGAGCCGCACACCGGCCCCGCTCCCCGCGTCGCGTCTCGTCCCTGGCTTCACGCAGGCCCTCGTCGGCCAGAAGGTCGGCTCCACCGTCGCCGTGGTAATCACATCCGCAGACGGTTACGCCGAGGGTAATCCCGATGCGGGAATCGAACCCGGCGACACCATCGTCTTCGGCCTGAAGATCCTGGCCGCGCAGTAGCGCACCACGCATCCCTCGTCGCGGATCAGCGGAGTCTCGTCGGGCTCAGCTGATCCGCGACGGCGTCAGCGACCGGATGAACTCCGGTGCGCCGCCCGTGCGACGCAGCACGGGCGAGCCGAAGAACGGCGACACCAGCCGGCACGGCACCACCCGCACGTCCTCGCCTTCGAGCGCGTTGATGACCATCGCGGCGGCTCGCGGTGAACCGCAGATCCCGAGATGGTCGGAGAAGTCGCGCGGGCAGCCGTCCTGCAGCACGATGTTGACGACGTCGTCGTCGGGCCCGCCCGGCACCTGCCCCGACGTGTACGGGCGCACCAGTTCGTCGTGCACCGTCGAGATGTTGGTGTACTGAATGCCCGGCACGTAGGGCCCGCCGCCCGAGTTGAGCTCCTCGATGAAGTGCGATCCCTCCATCATCTGCGGCAGCGCCTGGCATGGGATGACGGCACCGACGTCGATGCCGAAGCGCTCCTGCAGTTCGGCCGCGACCGGGCGTGCCCGCGCCAGCGCGCTGGTGCCCTGCCACAGCGGAGCGAGGGACACATAGCGGCGGATCGTGCCCTGCCCGCCGAGGAACTTGGCCCAGTAGTTCGGGACGATGGTGCCCTGCGAGTGCCCGACCACGTCGACCTGATCCGCACCGGTCGACGCCAGCACCCGCTTGACGAAGTCGCCGAACTCGGCGGCGCTGTCCTCGATGCGGGCCATGCCGCCCAGTGCGGAGATCGGCCACTTGGAGCCGGGCAGGGCTCCGTAGGTGAGGGTGAAGACCGAGAAGCCGGCGTCGGTCAGCAGCGGCACATAGGTTCCCCAGTTGGTCTGCGCGCCGCCCGCCGTCCCGTGCATCAGGATCACCGGCACCGGATGCTCGGGATCGCACGGTCGGCCCCACCGGTTGGCGCCGGGCAACGAGCCGCCCGGATCGGCCAACTCCGGGCCGATGCCCGAGAAGAAGTCGTAGACGATCCGATTGGACGCCTGTTGCTTCTCGTCGCCGATCTCCACCAGCCGCTCCAGCGGCAACCTGCTCATGGCGGCGCGCCCCAGCTTGAGAGCCGGTGCCGAGATCGCCTGTCCCACGCGTATTCCCGTGGTCACGGCATCGGAGACCGGGCGGCCCCATCGGCCCTGGAGGACGTTCATGCGTGCAGCGTACGTGATCCCGCGATTGCGGCTAACCGTCGAACACCTCGGTGACGACGGTCTTGGCCCGCCGAGTCACCCGCATGTAGTGCTCCAGGAATTCCTGCGCCTCGTCCTGCGACCAGCCCGCGGCGTAGGCCACCGACCGGAGTGCGCGGCCCGGCCCCGGCAGCTGGTCGACGGGCTTGCCGCGCACCAGCACCAGGGCGTTGCGCGCCTTGGTCGCTGTCAGCCAGGCATCCTTGAGCCTCTCGACCTGGTCCTCGGTGAGCAGCTCCAGTTCGCCGATCGCGTCCAGGGTCTCGAGCGTCGACGTGTTGTGCAGCTCCGGATGCTTGTGCGCATACCGCAGCTGAGTCAGCTGGACCGTCCACTCGACGTCGGCGAGACCGCCGCGTCCGAGTTTGGTGTGCGTCGCCGGATCGGCACCGCGCGGCAGCCGCTCGGAGTCGATGCGCGCCTTGATGCGCCGGATCTCCCGCACCGCGTCGGGCGAGACGCCGCCCTCCGGGTAGCGGGTCACATCGATCATGTGCAGGAATCTCAAGCCTAGGTCGGCGTCGCCGGCGACGGCGTTCGCACGCAGGAGTGCCTGGACCTCCCACGACTCGGCCCATTGCCGGTAGTACGCCTCGTAGGACGCGAAGGTCCGGACGATCGGCCCGTTCTTCCCCTCCGGCCGCAGACCCACGTCCACTTCGAGCGGCGGGTCGGCGCTGGGCGTGCCGAGCAGCTTGCGTACGCGGTCGGCCACCGACTGCGACCACTTGAGGGCCTCGGATTCTTCGACGCCGTCGCGCGGTTCGCAGACGAACAGCACATCGGCGTCGGATCCGTAGCCGAGTTCGCCGCCGCCGAGGCGGCCCATCCCGATCACCGCGATGGTGGCGGGTGCCTGCTGACCGTCGGTCAGGCTCCACGCGATCACCTTGTCGAGCGCGGCCCCGAGGACCGCTGCCCACACGGTGGACAGCGCACGGCAGACCTCCTGCACGCTCATCAGCCCGAGCAGGTCGGCCGATGCGATACGGGCCAGTTCGGCGCGCCGGTGCGACCGCGCGACGGCGATCGCCCGATCCAGGTCCGCGGCCCGCATCGTCGACGCGACGAGGCCCTTGACGACGTCCACCGAGTCCACCTCGACCAGCTTGGGTCCGGTGGCACCCGACGAGTACAGCTGGATGACGTCCGGCGAGCGCATGAGCAGGTCGGCGATGTACTCGCTGGTGCCGAGGACGTGCATCAGCCGTTCGGCGACGACGGCGTCGTCGCGCAGGAGCCGGAGGAACCAGGAGACGCCGACCACCTCGTCGCACAGCCGCCGGTAGTTCAGCAGGCCCGCGTCGGGGTCCGGGGTGGAGCTGATGTGCTCCAGCAGGCTCGGCAGGATCAGCATCTGGATCTGGCCGCTGCGCCCCGGTTCGGATCCGAGGACGCGGATGTGCGCCAACGCGCGGTCCGGGAAGGCCCAGCCGAGGACGCCGAGCTGTCGTTTCGCGGACTCGTCCGACAGTCGCAGCGCGCCCTTGTCGAGCCGCGCCACCGATTCCAGCAGCGGTCGGTAGAAGAGCTTCTCGTGCAGTTGCCGCACTCGGGTCCGCTGCTTGCGGAGTTCGCGGAGCAGGACCTCGACGACGTCCTTGTCCCGTTCGGGTCGCACGTGCGCGGCGCGCGCGAGCCATCGCACCGCCGGTTTGTCGTCGAGGTCCGGCAGGAGGTGCGTGCGCTGCAGTCGCTGCAGCTGCAGTCGGTGTTCCAGGAGGCGCAGGAACTGGTACGACGCCGAGAAGTTGGCGCCGTCGTCGCGGCCGATGTAGCCGCCGTCGGTCAGTGCGGCGAGGGCGTCGACCGTCGACTGCACGTGGAGGCTGGTGTCGACGCGGCCGTGCACCATCTGCAGCAACTGGACCGCGAACTCCACGTCGCGGAGGCCGCCCCGCCCGAGCTTGATGTTGCGGGTCTTCTCGTCGGCGGGCACCAGCGACTCCACGCGGCGGCGCATGGCCTGGGTCTCGACGACGAAGTCGTCCCGCTCGGACGCGTCCCACACCATCGACGACGTGGCCTCGATGTAGGCGGCGCCCAGTTTCATGGAACCGGTCATCGCTCGTGCCTTCAGCAGAGCTTGGAACTCCCACGTCTTGGCCCAGCGCCGGTAGTAGGCGACGTGCGACTCCAGGGTCCGAGTCAGCGCACCTCGCTTGCCCTCGGGGCGCAGCGCCGCGTCGACGTCGAAGAAGGCGACGGATCCGACCCGCATCATCTCGCCTGCGATGCGCGCCGACGCCGAGTCGGCCGGTTCGGCGACGAACACGACGTCCACGTCGCTGACGTAGTTCAGTTCGCGGGCACCGCATTTGCCCATCGCGATGACCGCCAGCTCGATCTCCAGTGGCTTCGCGGACTCGTCGCCCACCGGCCCGAGAACGGTCGCGATCCCCACCGCGAGTGCCGCGGTCAGGGCTGCGTCGGCGAGATCCGACAGGCGGCCGCCCACCTCGGGGAGGTACAGGACGGGTTCGTCCTCGACCGTCGAGGCTAGGTCGTGCGCCGCCAGGATGAGCAGCTGATCGCGGTAGGCGTGCTGCAGTGCCAGCACCGCGTCGGGTCCGACCAGACGTGAGCGGTACAGCAGGTCGCCGCGCTCGAGTGCTCCCGGCTCAGGCGCCGCCTCCACCGCCGTCAGCAGTGACTGCCGCACCGAGACCTCGTCGGGCAAGGTGTCGTCGAGCAGCAGGCGCCAGGTCCCGCGCTGCGCGATCAGATGGTCACCGAGCGCATCCGAGCCGCCGAGCACCGACAGCACCCGACCGCGGAAGCTCTTGTCGGACCGCAGCAGGCGGTCGAGTTCCGGCCACCCGTCGAGGTCCGCGTCGCGCAGCCGGATCAGCGCGCCGAGCGCCAGGTCCGCGTCGGGCGCACGCGAGAGCGACCACAGCAGGTTGATCGAGTCCTCGCCAGTCCATCCGAGCTGTGCGAGGAGTTCACGCGCCTCGGGCTGCAGGAGGCCGAGGCGGCCGGGGCTGGGAACCGCGGAACGACCGCGCGACACAGTCATGCCGGCCCCTACAGCGGAAGGTAGTTCTCGAGCTCGTACGGCGTCACGCGACCTCGGTAGTTGGCCCATTCCGCACGCTTGTTGCGCAGGAAGTAGTCGAAGACGTGCTCGCCGAGCGTCTCGGCGACGAGCTCGGACTTCTCCATCGCCACGAGCGCCTCCGACAACGACCCCGGAAGCTCCCGGTAGCCCATCGCCCGGCGTTCGGCCTCGGTGAGCGCCCACACGTTGTCCTCCGCTTCCTCGGGAAGCTCGTACTCCTCCTCGATGCCCTTGAGGCCTGCGGCCAACAGCACCGCGAACGTCAGGTACGGATTGCACGCCGAGTCGGGGGTGCGGATCTCGACGCGTCGCGACGACGACTTGTTCGGGGTGTACAGCGGAAGTCGGATCATCGCCGAGCGGTTGGCGCCGCCCCACGTCGCCGCGGTCGGTGCCTCGTCGCCGTAGATGAGTCGCTTGTAGCTGTTGACCCACTGGTTGGTGACGGCGCTGATCTCGTTGGCGTGCCGCAGGATTCCCGCGATGAACCGCTTGCCGGTGGTCGAGAGCTGCATCGGGTCGTCGGGATTGTGGAAGGCGTTGGTGTCACCCTCGAACAGGCTCATGTGCGTGTGCATCGCCGAACCCGGGTAGTCGCTGAACGGTTTGGGCATGAACGTCGCCCGCACGCCGTCGCTGAACGCGACTTGCTTCACCAGGTAGCGGAAGGTCATCACGTTGTCGGCCATCGACAGGGCGTCCGCATACCGCAGGTCGATCTCCTGCTGGCCGGGAGCACCTTCGTGA is part of the Gordonia phthalatica genome and harbors:
- a CDS encoding esterase/lipase family protein, producing the protein MNVLQGRWGRPVSDAVTTGIRVGQAISAPALKLGRAAMSRLPLERLVEIGDEKQQASNRIVYDFFSGIGPELADPGGSLPGANRWGRPCDPEHPVPVILMHGTAGGAQTNWGTYVPLLTDAGFSVFTLTYGALPGSKWPISALGGMARIEDSAAEFGDFVKRVLASTGADQVDVVGHSQGTIVPNYWAKFLGGQGTIRRYVSLAPLWQGTSALARARPVAAELQERFGIDVGAVIPCQALPQMMEGSHFIEELNSGGGPYVPGIQYTNISTVHDELVRPYTSGQVPGGPDDDVVNIVLQDGCPRDFSDHLGICGSPRAAAMVINALEGEDVRVVPCRLVSPFFGSPVLRRTGGAPEFIRSLTPSRIS
- the glnA gene encoding type I glutamate--ammonia ligase, with protein sequence MDRQQEFVLRTLEERDIRFVRLWFTDILGYLKSVAIAPAELEGAFAEGIGFDGSAIEGFSRVSEADMVAKPDPSTFQILPWRDEGELYSARIFCDITMPDGSPSWADPRNVLRRQLNKAADLGFTCYVHPEIEFFLLEDKPIDGSVPVPADRGGYFDQAFHALAPNFRRHAIDALEAMGISVEFSHHEGAPGQQEIDLRYADALSMADNVMTFRYLVKQVAFSDGVRATFMPKPFSDYPGSAMHTHMSLFEGDTNAFHNPDDPMQLSTTGKRFIAGILRHANEISAVTNQWVNSYKRLIYGDEAPTAATWGGANRSAMIRLPLYTPNKSSSRRVEIRTPDSACNPYLTFAVLLAAGLKGIEEEYELPEEAEDNVWALTEAERRAMGYRELPGSLSEALVAMEKSELVAETLGEHVFDYFLRNKRAEWANYRGRVTPYELENYLPL
- a CDS encoding bifunctional [glutamine synthetase] adenylyltransferase/[glutamine synthetase]-adenylyl-L-tyrosine phosphorylase → MTVSRGRSAVPSPGRLGLLQPEARELLAQLGWTGEDSINLLWSLSRAPDADLALGALIRLRDADLDGWPELDRLLRSDKSFRGRVLSVLGGSDALGDHLIAQRGTWRLLLDDTLPDEVSVRQSLLTAVEAAPEPGALERGDLLYRSRLVGPDAVLALQHAYRDQLLILAAHDLASTVEDEPVLYLPEVGGRLSDLADAALTAALAVGIATVLGPVGDESAKPLEIELAVIAMGKCGARELNYVSDVDVVFVAEPADSASARIAGEMMRVGSVAFFDVDAALRPEGKRGALTRTLESHVAYYRRWAKTWEFQALLKARAMTGSMKLGAAYIEATSSMVWDASERDDFVVETQAMRRRVESLVPADEKTRNIKLGRGGLRDVEFAVQLLQMVHGRVDTSLHVQSTVDALAALTDGGYIGRDDGANFSASYQFLRLLEHRLQLQRLQRTHLLPDLDDKPAVRWLARAAHVRPERDKDVVEVLLRELRKQRTRVRQLHEKLFYRPLLESVARLDKGALRLSDESAKRQLGVLGWAFPDRALAHIRVLGSEPGRSGQIQMLILPSLLEHISSTPDPDAGLLNYRRLCDEVVGVSWFLRLLRDDAVVAERLMHVLGTSEYIADLLMRSPDVIQLYSSGATGPKLVEVDSVDVVKGLVASTMRAADLDRAIAVARSHRRAELARIASADLLGLMSVQEVCRALSTVWAAVLGAALDKVIAWSLTDGQQAPATIAVIGMGRLGGGELGYGSDADVLFVCEPRDGVEESEALKWSQSVADRVRKLLGTPSADPPLEVDVGLRPEGKNGPIVRTFASYEAYYRQWAESWEVQALLRANAVAGDADLGLRFLHMIDVTRYPEGGVSPDAVREIRRIKARIDSERLPRGADPATHTKLGRGGLADVEWTVQLTQLRYAHKHPELHNTSTLETLDAIGELELLTEDQVERLKDAWLTATKARNALVLVRGKPVDQLPGPGRALRSVAYAAGWSQDEAQEFLEHYMRVTRRAKTVVTEVFDG
- a CDS encoding FKBP-type peptidyl-prolyl cis-trans isomerase codes for the protein MKLKAMKLKAAVLVPLAAGALVLTGCSTDSTATETAVNTSSCAPTPEKVDGAPDWTVNGTEGKALFTVTDDKTNAAPKIQLTTPFKVDKTQVKTLIAGSGELVTESSTAIVCYEGVNGRDGKVFDSAYQSRTPAPLPASRLVPGFTQALVGQKVGSTVAVVITSADGYAEGNPDAGIEPGDTIVFGLKILAAQ